A stretch of the Sphingomonas sp. CL5.1 genome encodes the following:
- a CDS encoding dipeptidase codes for MAIDRRAFVTRAGALAALGMASAPVLAAEGAGDPIAGWPIADWIIVNALGGLGDPNHPTSDTRSAITPRVLAEAHASGLTAVNVTLGYVAGPEEPFEATVRDIATTDRMIRENPRDLMKILSAADIRRAHAERKIGLLYGFQNCAMMGKDATRVDVFTDLGVRVFQLTYNPANQIGDGSMAPENRGITPFGREVIARLNDRRVMVDLSHSGQRTCLEAARASRAPISINHTGCRAVTDLPRNKTDEELRLVAEKGGFVGIYFMPFLDRTGHATAAEVVAHIDHAVNVCGEDHVGIGTDGTVTQIDDLKTYGAMLAAENAQRRAAGISATGEGPDTYPFVVDLRGPDQFCKLARLLAAKGYPPRRVEKILGLNFLRYAEEIWGG; via the coding sequence ATGGCGATTGATCGACGCGCGTTCGTGACGCGGGCAGGGGCGCTCGCGGCGCTGGGGATGGCGTCCGCGCCGGTGCTGGCGGCGGAAGGGGCAGGCGATCCGATCGCGGGCTGGCCGATCGCCGACTGGATCATCGTCAATGCGCTCGGCGGGCTGGGCGACCCCAATCACCCGACCAGCGACACGCGCAGCGCGATCACCCCGCGCGTGCTGGCGGAGGCGCACGCCTCCGGGCTGACGGCGGTCAACGTCACGCTCGGCTATGTCGCCGGGCCGGAGGAGCCGTTCGAGGCGACGGTGCGCGACATCGCCACGACCGACCGGATGATCCGCGAGAATCCGCGCGACCTGATGAAGATCCTGTCCGCCGCCGATATCCGCCGCGCCCATGCGGAGAGAAAGATCGGCCTGCTCTACGGCTTCCAGAATTGCGCGATGATGGGGAAGGACGCGACGCGGGTCGACGTTTTCACCGATCTCGGCGTGCGCGTGTTCCAGCTCACCTACAATCCGGCCAACCAGATCGGCGATGGATCGATGGCGCCGGAGAATCGCGGGATCACCCCGTTCGGCCGCGAGGTGATCGCGCGGCTGAACGATCGCCGGGTGATGGTCGATCTGTCGCACAGCGGCCAGCGGACCTGCCTCGAGGCGGCGCGGGCCTCGCGCGCGCCGATCTCGATCAATCACACCGGCTGCCGTGCCGTCACCGATCTGCCGCGCAACAAGACCGACGAGGAATTGCGGCTGGTGGCGGAGAAGGGCGGCTTCGTCGGCATCTATTTCATGCCGTTCCTCGACAGGACCGGCCACGCCACCGCCGCAGAGGTGGTGGCGCATATCGATCATGCGGTGAACGTCTGCGGAGAGGATCATGTCGGCATCGGCACCGATGGCACGGTGACGCAGATCGACGATCTCAAGACCTATGGCGCGATGCTGGCGGCGGAGAACGCCCAGCGCCGCGCCGCCGGGATCAGCGCGACCGGGGAGGGGCCGGACACCTATCCCTTCGTCGTCGACCTGCGCGGGCCGGACCAGTTCTGCAAGCTCGCGCGGCTGCTGGCGGCCAAGGGCTATCCGCCGCGCCGGGTGGAGAAGATCCTCGGGCTGAACTTCCTGCGCTACGCCGAGGAAATATGGGGCGGCTGA
- a CDS encoding amidohydrolase family protein: MVAAPVAAAEGDLTLYADATVIDGTGAPARPHEDILVRGERIVAVGPRGSIAGGAAARRVDLAGRYVIPGLIDSHVHLATPPNNTRARALLRRDLFGGVTAVRDMADDLRPVGELSRGALTGEIPAPDIYYAALMAGPPFFQDRRVLAVSVGATPGSAPWMQSIDDATDLRTAVTLARGTAATAIKIYADLPPHLVKAIAEEAHRQHIRVWAHSAVFPTRPADVIAAGPDTVSHVCYLAYQAEPVMLASYEDHTPVNEALLAKQGDDPVIAGLYREMLKRGTILDATGSLFVRYDAERKAHPERRPLRCTGPATIRLTQQAWRAGVPISTGTDHNYGADQQWPEVHDELLFLAHDVGMPPLQVIRSATLVGARAAGQGDEMGSVEKGKLANFVVLTRDPLADIANIRAIEMTVKRGRAWPRADYRPVTGVELGDDDGD, encoded by the coding sequence ATGGTCGCCGCGCCGGTGGCGGCGGCGGAGGGCGATCTGACGCTCTATGCCGACGCCACCGTCATCGACGGCACCGGCGCGCCCGCTCGTCCGCACGAGGACATCCTCGTGCGCGGCGAGCGGATCGTGGCGGTGGGGCCGCGCGGGTCGATCGCCGGGGGGGCGGCGGCGCGGCGCGTCGATCTCGCCGGGCGCTATGTCATCCCCGGCCTGATCGACAGCCACGTCCATCTCGCGACGCCGCCGAACAACACCCGCGCCAGGGCGCTGCTCCGCCGCGACCTGTTCGGCGGCGTCACGGCGGTGCGCGACATGGCGGACGATCTGCGCCCGGTCGGCGAGCTGAGCCGCGGGGCGCTGACCGGGGAAATCCCCGCGCCCGATATCTATTACGCCGCGCTGATGGCCGGGCCGCCCTTCTTCCAGGACCGGCGCGTGCTGGCGGTGTCGGTCGGGGCGACGCCGGGCAGCGCGCCGTGGATGCAGTCGATCGACGACGCGACCGACCTTCGGACGGCGGTGACGCTGGCGCGCGGCACCGCCGCGACGGCGATCAAGATCTACGCCGACCTGCCGCCCCATCTGGTCAAGGCGATCGCCGAGGAGGCGCATCGCCAGCATATCAGGGTGTGGGCGCACAGCGCGGTCTTCCCCACCCGCCCGGCCGACGTGATCGCCGCTGGCCCCGATACGGTGAGCCATGTCTGCTATCTCGCCTATCAGGCGGAGCCGGTGATGCTCGCCTCTTACGAGGATCACACGCCGGTCAACGAGGCGCTGCTGGCGAAGCAGGGCGACGATCCGGTGATCGCCGGCCTCTATCGCGAGATGCTGAAGCGCGGCACGATCCTCGACGCGACCGGCAGCCTGTTCGTGCGCTACGATGCCGAGCGCAAGGCGCATCCGGAGCGGCGCCCGCTGCGCTGCACCGGCCCCGCGACGATCCGGCTGACGCAGCAGGCATGGCGCGCCGGCGTGCCGATCTCCACCGGCACCGATCACAATTATGGCGCGGACCAGCAATGGCCGGAGGTGCATGACGAACTGCTCTTCCTCGCGCACGACGTCGGGATGCCGCCGCTTCAGGTGATCCGCTCGGCGACGCTGGTCGGCGCGCGGGCGGCGGGGCAGGGCGACGAGATGGGATCGGTGGAAAAGGGCAAGCTCGCCAATTTCGTCGTGCTGACGCGCGACCCGCTGGCCGACATCGCCAATATCCGCGCGATCGAGATGACGGTGAAGCGCGGCCGCGCCTGGCCGCGCGCCGATTACCGTCCGGTGACCGGGGTGGAACTGGGGGATGACGATGGCGATTGA
- a CDS encoding D-amino acid dehydrogenase: protein MRVIVLGAGVIGVTSAYYLSQAGHEVTVIDRQPGPALETSFANAGEVSPGYASPWAAPGIPQKAVRWLLMKHAPLILRPKPDAAMLRWLAMMLRNCTEARYALNKSRMVGLAEFSRDELKRLRGTLGIAYDEREQGTLQLFRTEKQLASAAKDMAVLDDFGVDYELLDRAGCVAAEPGLAATSDKFVGGLRLPGDETGDCRMFTRALAERVAAAGVEFRYNTTIEALERDGGRVSGVRTNAGVVRGDAYLVALASYSPPLLKPFGLTLPVYPVKGYSITVPVADPERAPVSTLLDESYKIAITRLGDRVRVGGMAEISGFDRGLPARRQATLLHSLTDLFPGGAKVDGETNFWSGLRPMTPDGPPVIGATPVANLFLNTGHGTLGWTMACGSGHLIASLIGGTAAAVDPAGLGIDRY from the coding sequence ATGAGAGTGATCGTCCTTGGCGCCGGCGTGATCGGCGTCACCTCGGCCTATTATCTGTCGCAGGCCGGGCACGAGGTGACGGTGATCGACCGGCAGCCCGGCCCGGCGCTCGAAACCAGCTTCGCCAACGCCGGTGAGGTCTCGCCCGGCTACGCCTCGCCCTGGGCAGCGCCGGGCATCCCGCAGAAGGCGGTGCGCTGGCTGCTGATGAAGCATGCCCCGCTGATCCTGCGGCCGAAGCCCGACGCGGCGATGCTGCGCTGGCTGGCGATGATGCTGCGCAACTGCACCGAGGCGCGCTACGCGCTCAACAAGAGCCGGATGGTCGGGCTGGCCGAGTTCAGCCGCGACGAGCTGAAGCGGCTGCGCGGGACGCTCGGCATCGCCTATGACGAGCGGGAGCAAGGCACGCTCCAGCTTTTCCGCACCGAAAAGCAGCTTGCCAGCGCGGCCAAGGACATGGCGGTGCTGGACGATTTCGGCGTGGACTATGAATTGCTCGACCGCGCCGGCTGCGTCGCCGCCGAGCCGGGCCTCGCCGCGACCAGCGACAAGTTCGTCGGCGGCCTGCGCCTGCCCGGCGACGAGACCGGCGACTGCCGCATGTTCACCCGCGCGCTGGCCGAGCGGGTGGCGGCGGCCGGGGTGGAGTTTCGCTACAATACGACGATCGAGGCGCTGGAGCGCGATGGCGGCCGCGTCTCCGGCGTCAGGACCAACGCCGGCGTGGTGCGTGGCGATGCGTATCTCGTCGCGCTGGCGAGCTATTCGCCGCCGCTGCTCAAGCCGTTCGGCCTCACGCTGCCCGTCTATCCGGTGAAGGGTTATTCGATCACCGTCCCGGTCGCCGATCCCGAGCGCGCGCCGGTATCGACCCTGCTCGACGAAAGCTACAAGATCGCGATCACCCGGCTCGGCGACCGGGTGCGCGTCGGCGGCATGGCGGAAATCTCGGGCTTCGACCGCGGCCTGCCAGCGCGGCGGCAGGCGACCTTGCTCCATTCGCTCACCGATCTGTTCCCCGGCGGCGCGAAGGTCGATGGCGAGACGAATTTCTGGAGCGGCCTGCGCCCGATGACGCCGGACGGCCCCCCGGTGATCGGCGCGACGCCGGTGGCGAACCTGTTCCTCAACACCGGCCACGGCACCTTGGGCTGGACGATGGCGTGCGGCTCCGGCCATCTGATCGCCAGCCTGATCGGCGGCACGGCGGCCGCGGTCGATCCGGCCGGGCTGGGGATCGATCGCTACTAG
- the alr gene encoding alanine racemase — protein MANDVCATGSSRLTIDLDAIRANYRLLAARVAPAACGAVVKADAYGLGAAWVAPVLRDAGCGIFFVAQLCEAIALRAALGTAGDIFILNGLDPGCEALCADRGFVPVLNSASQVARWRALARERGSALPAALQIDSGMSRLGLDAAAVEALTGDAGFAREVPLRLLMTHLACADEPGNPANAAQLARFAAARALFPGVPASIANSGGSFLPDGFHCDVARAGIALYGAPPSALAEGLRPVAALSARVIQIREIGAGTGVGYGLDYVASERRRLATIGIGYADGWPRHLSGRGAAWHRGQRLPIVGRVSMDSLTVDISSLPDDALAEGDSVELLGPSQSLDDVAGDAGTISYEILTQLGRRHRRLYVDGAQQ, from the coding sequence ATGGCGAATGACGTCTGCGCGACCGGCTCGAGCCGGCTGACGATCGATCTGGATGCGATCCGCGCCAATTACCGCCTGCTCGCCGCGCGCGTCGCCCCCGCCGCCTGCGGCGCGGTGGTCAAGGCCGACGCCTATGGCCTCGGCGCGGCGTGGGTCGCGCCGGTGCTGCGCGATGCTGGTTGCGGCATCTTCTTCGTCGCGCAGCTTTGTGAGGCGATCGCGCTGCGCGCGGCGCTCGGCACGGCCGGCGACATCTTCATCCTCAACGGCCTCGATCCGGGATGCGAGGCTCTATGCGCCGATCGCGGCTTCGTGCCGGTGCTCAATTCGGCCAGCCAGGTCGCGCGCTGGCGCGCCCTTGCCCGCGAACGGGGCTCGGCGCTGCCGGCGGCGTTGCAGATCGACAGCGGCATGTCGCGGCTCGGCCTCGACGCGGCGGCGGTGGAGGCGCTAACGGGCGACGCCGGCTTCGCGCGCGAGGTGCCGCTGCGGCTGCTGATGACGCACCTCGCCTGCGCCGACGAGCCGGGCAATCCCGCCAATGCCGCGCAGCTCGCGCGATTCGCGGCGGCGCGCGCGCTGTTCCCCGGCGTCCCCGCCTCGATCGCGAACAGTGGCGGCTCGTTCCTGCCGGACGGCTTCCATTGCGACGTCGCCCGCGCCGGCATCGCACTCTATGGCGCGCCGCCGAGCGCGTTGGCCGAAGGGTTGCGTCCCGTCGCGGCGCTGTCGGCGCGCGTCATCCAGATCCGCGAGATCGGCGCGGGCACCGGTGTCGGCTATGGTCTCGATTATGTCGCCAGCGAGCGTCGCCGGCTCGCCACGATCGGCATCGGCTATGCCGACGGCTGGCCGCGCCATCTGAGCGGCCGCGGCGCGGCCTGGCATCGCGGGCAGCGGTTGCCGATCGTCGGGCGCGTCTCGATGGACAGCCTGACGGTCGATATCTCCTCGCTGCCCGACGATGCGCTGGCGGAGGGCGATTCCGTCGAATTGCTCGGCCCGTCGCAGTCGCTCGACGACGTGGCCGGCGATGCCGGCACGATCTCCTATGAAATCCTCACCCAGCTCGGCCGGCGTCACCGGCGCCTTTATGTCGATGGAGCGCAGCAATGA
- a CDS encoding Lrp/AsnC family transcriptional regulator: MSTLDDADRRILTQLRLNARITNSALAEAVGLSASACLRRVKLLEQSGVIRGYTAIVAGAGPDEGTVAIVQVELERQTEEYLVRFERALRHHPEVREWYLMTGAGDYVLRVQIAGMEEYAAFHRDVLTRLPGVTRITSSFAMRGNRRA; the protein is encoded by the coding sequence ATGTCCACCCTCGACGACGCCGATCGCCGCATCCTGACGCAGCTTCGCCTCAACGCACGGATCACCAACAGCGCGCTGGCCGAGGCGGTGGGGCTTTCCGCCTCCGCCTGCCTGCGCCGCGTGAAGCTGCTGGAGCAATCGGGCGTGATCCGGGGCTATACCGCGATCGTCGCCGGGGCGGGGCCGGACGAGGGCACGGTGGCGATCGTGCAGGTCGAGCTGGAGCGGCAGACCGAGGAATATCTCGTCCGCTTCGAGCGCGCGCTGCGCCACCATCCCGAAGTGCGCGAATGGTATCTGATGACCGGCGCGGGGGATTATGTGCTGCGCGTGCAGATCGCGGGGATGGAGGAATATGCCGCCTTCCACCGCGACGTGCTGACGCGGTTGCCCGGCGTCACGCGGATCACCTCCAGCTTCGCGATGCGCGGCAACCGGCGGGCGTGA
- the rnk gene encoding nucleoside diphosphate kinase regulator has translation MTSSKATRRPPIHMIDTEADRLTDLAIGAEDRLPEVSEMLLEEIGRANVHTAARIPRDVVTMHARVEFIDEANGATRIVQLVWPKEADISAGRVSILTPVGAGLIGLREGQSILWPDREGHRRALTIVKVTQTAGAA, from the coding sequence ATGACGAGCAGCAAGGCGACGAGACGTCCGCCGATCCACATGATCGATACTGAGGCAGACAGGCTGACCGATCTGGCGATCGGGGCGGAGGATCGCCTGCCCGAGGTCAGCGAGATGCTGCTGGAGGAAATCGGCCGCGCCAATGTCCACACCGCCGCGCGCATCCCGCGCGACGTGGTGACGATGCACGCCCGCGTCGAGTTCATCGACGAGGCGAACGGCGCGACGCGCATCGTGCAGCTCGTCTGGCCGAAGGAAGCCGATATCTCGGCCGGGCGGGTTTCGATCCTCACGCCGGTCGGCGCGGGGCTGATCGGGCTGCGCGAGGGCCAGTCGATCCTGTGGCCCGATCGCGAAGGGCATCGCCGCGCGCTCACCATCGTCAAGGTGACGCAGACGGCCGGGGCGGCGTGA
- a CDS encoding RcnB family protein, producing the protein MRKLMIGVLMAATAFPAVASAQTYQDLRRDRQDVRQQQHELNQARRYGDRHDVRREQRDLHDARRNLTEDRNRVWARDDWRAWRNQNRSLYARGNWSAPFRYQNFRVGTRIAPSYYGQRYWIVDPWRYRLPPAHPYTRWVRHYNDVLLIDYRRGVVVDVIRNFFW; encoded by the coding sequence ATGCGTAAGTTGATGATCGGCGTGCTGATGGCCGCCACCGCCTTCCCGGCGGTCGCCTCCGCGCAGACCTATCAGGATTTGCGCCGCGACCGCCAGGACGTCCGCCAGCAGCAGCATGAGCTGAACCAGGCGCGCCGTTACGGCGACCGCCACGACGTGCGCCGCGAGCAGCGCGACCTGCACGACGCGCGCCGGAACCTGACGGAGGACCGCAACCGCGTCTGGGCGCGCGACGACTGGCGCGCGTGGCGCAACCAGAACCGCTCGCTTTATGCACGCGGCAACTGGAGCGCGCCGTTCCGCTACCAGAATTTCCGCGTCGGCACGCGGATCGCGCCGAGCTATTACGGCCAGCGTTACTGGATCGTCGATCCGTGGCGCTATCGCCTGCCGCCGGCGCATCCCTATACGCGCTGGGTGCGCCATTATAACGACGTGCTGCTGATAGACTATCGTCGCGGTGTCGTCGTGGACGTGATCCGCAACTTCTTCTGGTAA
- a CDS encoding outer membrane protein assembly factor BamE, translated as MRQPILIAALAGIVLAGCTPLRSHQGYVVDADLVNSIQPGVDNRDSVLATLGHPTFAAQFNQGDWYYISRDSRNLAYNLPKVKDQLTMQISFDRNGTVTAVRRSGKEQVASITPMKKTTPTLGRKRSFFSDLFGNIGAVGAAGMGGPTPGGRDTP; from the coding sequence ATGCGCCAACCCATCCTGATCGCCGCGCTCGCTGGGATCGTGCTCGCGGGCTGCACCCCGCTCCGCTCGCATCAGGGCTATGTCGTCGATGCCGATCTGGTGAATTCGATCCAGCCGGGGGTCGACAATCGCGATTCGGTGCTCGCCACGCTCGGCCACCCGACCTTCGCCGCGCAGTTCAACCAGGGCGACTGGTATTATATCTCGCGCGACAGCCGGAACCTCGCCTACAATCTGCCGAAGGTGAAGGACCAGCTCACCATGCAGATCAGCTTCGATCGCAACGGCACGGTGACGGCGGTGCGCCGTTCAGGCAAGGAGCAGGTCGCCTCGATCACGCCGATGAAGAAGACGACGCCGACGCTGGGCCGCAAGCGCAGCTTCTTCTCCGACCTGTTCGGCAACATCGGCGCGGTCGGCGCCGCCGGCATGGGCGGCCCGACGCCCGGCGGGCGTGACACGCCGTAA
- a CDS encoding ubiquinol-cytochrome C chaperone family protein — MGFLDRLRGRFGKTPDRDAALPLYRAVVARARQPHWYLEGAVPDTLDGRFDMVAAIAAFVLLRLEDDPAAAQMSAHLTERFIDDMDAQVRQIGFGDMVVGKQVGRMMGMLGGRLGAYREGVAEGTLDEALARNLWRGEPPAAAAVAHVRDRLLAFHAALKAVPLDALDRGELP; from the coding sequence GTGGGATTCCTCGACAGGTTGCGCGGCAGATTCGGCAAGACGCCGGACCGGGATGCGGCGCTGCCGCTGTATCGGGCGGTGGTGGCGCGCGCGCGCCAGCCGCACTGGTATCTGGAGGGCGCGGTGCCCGACACGCTCGACGGGCGATTCGACATGGTGGCGGCGATCGCCGCCTTCGTGCTGCTGCGGCTGGAGGACGATCCGGCGGCGGCGCAGATGAGCGCGCACCTCACCGAGCGGTTTATCGACGACATGGACGCGCAGGTGCGCCAGATCGGCTTCGGCGACATGGTGGTGGGCAAGCAGGTCGGGCGGATGATGGGGATGCTCGGCGGGCGGCTCGGCGCCTATCGCGAGGGTGTGGCCGAGGGCACGCTGGACGAGGCGCTGGCGCGCAACCTGTGGCGGGGCGAACCGCCCGCCGCTGCCGCGGTGGCGCATGTCCGCGACCGTCTGCTCGCGTTCCACGCCGCGCTGAAAGCGGTGCCGCTCGACGCGCTCGACCGGGGAGAATTGCCATGA
- a CDS encoding DUF177 domain-containing protein has translation MMPEFSRPERLDTIGGEPREVTISADAGERRRLAARFGLVGIERLEATFTIRRDIAGIRADGRVTAAVTQACSVTGDPLPATVDEAVALRFVPPGESGEEIELDENALDTIEIEGGAIDLGEAAAETLALALDPFPRGPRAAEALREAGVAAEDQAGPFGALAALKGKLGK, from the coding sequence ATGATGCCGGAGTTTTCCCGTCCCGAGCGGCTCGACACGATCGGCGGCGAGCCGCGCGAGGTGACGATCTCCGCCGACGCCGGGGAACGCCGCCGGCTCGCCGCGCGCTTCGGGCTGGTCGGGATCGAGCGGCTGGAGGCGACCTTCACGATCCGCCGCGACATCGCCGGCATCCGCGCCGACGGCCGCGTCACGGCGGCGGTGACGCAGGCGTGCTCGGTGACCGGCGACCCGCTGCCGGCGACGGTGGACGAGGCGGTCGCGCTGCGCTTCGTCCCGCCAGGCGAATCGGGCGAGGAAATCGAGCTGGACGAGAACGCGCTCGACACGATCGAGATCGAGGGCGGCGCGATCGACCTCGGCGAAGCGGCGGCGGAGACGCTGGCGCTGGCGCTCGATCCCTTTCCGCGCGGCCCGCGCGCGGCGGAGGCGCTGCGCGAGGCCGGCGTGGCGGCGGAGGATCAGGCCGGCCCGTTCGGCGCGCTCGCGGCGTTGAAGGGGAAATTGGGGAAGTAG
- a CDS encoding histidine phosphatase family protein, whose protein sequence is MKTLTLLRHAKSGWDDPVARDFDRPLNAKGHRAAKAMGRHMRALGLAFDHVVASPAVRVVETIGEVAAGYGAPIDPAWDRRIYLASSAMLLDVVRETPGDAERLLLVGHNPGLEDLVLLLVPHGGGALREEVEEKYPTATLAELTFDIDDWGDAAPGRATLTRFVRPRDVDAALGPGAD, encoded by the coding sequence GTGAAGACGCTGACGCTGCTGCGCCACGCCAAATCCGGGTGGGACGATCCGGTCGCGCGCGATTTCGATCGCCCGCTGAATGCCAAGGGGCATCGCGCCGCCAAGGCGATGGGGCGGCACATGCGCGCGCTCGGCCTCGCCTTCGATCATGTCGTCGCCTCGCCGGCGGTGCGCGTCGTCGAGACGATCGGGGAGGTCGCCGCCGGTTATGGCGCGCCGATCGACCCGGCGTGGGACCGGCGCATCTATCTCGCCTCCTCCGCGATGCTGCTCGACGTGGTGCGCGAGACGCCGGGCGATGCGGAACGTCTGCTGCTGGTCGGCCACAATCCGGGGCTGGAGGATCTGGTGCTGCTGCTCGTGCCGCACGGCGGCGGGGCGCTGCGCGAGGAGGTGGAGGAGAAATACCCCACCGCGACGCTGGCGGAACTCACCTTCGACATCGACGACTGGGGCGATGCCGCGCCGGGCCGCGCGACGCTCACCCGATTCGTCCGCCCGCGCGATGTGGACGCCGCGCTGGGGCCGGGGGCGGACTGA